A window of Natronolimnobius sp. AArcel1 contains these coding sequences:
- a CDS encoding universal stress protein has product MDRALVVVDSADGARRLVREAGSLAAGVDASLVLLVTMDKDEYEADLETMSTIADVEGTSYPSTDINESGRQFARDIAREELDGLEVEYEPLCVVLDGEPEAQRIVASATEHDCDHIFIAGRQRSPTGKAIFGDTAQGVILNFDGIVSVVTD; this is encoded by the coding sequence ATGGATCGCGCACTCGTTGTAGTCGACTCAGCCGATGGCGCCAGACGATTAGTTCGAGAAGCCGGATCGCTTGCAGCCGGCGTCGATGCCTCGCTCGTCTTGCTCGTAACGATGGACAAAGACGAGTACGAGGCCGACCTCGAGACGATGTCGACGATTGCAGACGTGGAAGGCACGTCCTATCCGTCGACGGATATCAACGAAAGCGGCCGCCAGTTCGCACGCGATATCGCCAGAGAAGAACTCGATGGTCTCGAGGTCGAGTACGAGCCCCTTTGTGTCGTTCTCGATGGCGAACCGGAAGCCCAGCGGATTGTCGCTTCGGCAACCGAACACGACTGTGATCACATCTTCATCGCTGGTCGACAGCGCTCGCCGACCGGGAAAGCAATCTTCGGCGATACGGCACAGGGCGTGATCCTCAACTTCGATGGGATCGTCTCGGTCGTTACCGACTAA